The DNA window TGCTGCGCAAGGTGGGGCTGCAGGATAAAGCCAAGGCCATGCCCGATGAGCTTTCCGGCGGCCAGCAGCAGCGGGTGGCCATTGCCCGGGCTTTGGCCATGCAGCCCAAGGTGATGCTTTTCGATGAGCCCACCTCCGCTTTGGATCCGGAGATGGTGGGGGAAGTCCTGGCGGTGATGAAAGGGTTGGCCCGGGACGGGATGACCATGGTGGTGGTTACCCATGAGATGGGATTTGCCCGGGAAGTAGCGGATCGGGTCATTTTTATGGATGAAGGGGTTATTGTGGAAGAAGGAAGGCCGGAGGAGATTTTCCGGAACCCGCAGCATCCCCGGACCCAGGCTTTTTTGAGCAAGATCCTGTAAAGG is part of the Clostridia bacterium genome and encodes:
- a CDS encoding amino acid ABC transporter ATP-binding protein; this encodes MIRVEGLHKHFGDLKVLNGIDCEVKPQEVVVVIGPSGSGKSTFLRCLNQLEVPTQGRVFLDGVEVTDPKCDINQVRQRVGMVFQRFNLFPHMNVLQNICLAPVKVKGLSPEAAEHIALDLLRKVGLQDKAKAMPDELSGGQQQRVAIARALAMQPKVMLFDEPTSALDPEMVGEVLAVMKGLARDGMTMVVVTHEMGFAREVADRVIFMDEGVIVEEGRPEEIFRNPQHPRTQAFLSKIL